One genomic segment of Allocatelliglobosispora scoriae includes these proteins:
- a CDS encoding STAS domain-containing protein has protein sequence MSLVVNVELRDEIAIVEVEGELDIATVPQVDAALTAALADNRPAVVFDFTKLSFCDSTGLRLLVRAHQELEARSGAMAIGGATAIVAQVLEVSGLAEIFGCVPTVEAAVAAVSAPR, from the coding sequence ATGTCACTGGTAGTGAATGTCGAGCTACGCGATGAGATCGCCATCGTCGAAGTCGAGGGCGAGCTCGACATCGCCACGGTTCCGCAGGTGGACGCCGCGTTGACGGCGGCGCTGGCGGACAACCGTCCGGCCGTCGTGTTCGACTTCACCAAGCTCTCCTTCTGCGACTCCACCGGGCTGCGCCTGCTGGTGCGGGCGCACCAGGAGCTCGAGGCCCGCAGCGGGGCGATGGCGATCGGCGGTGCCACCGCGATCGTCGCTCAGGTCCTAGAGGTCAGCGGGCTGGCGGAGATCTTCGGCTGCGTACCCACCGTGGAAGCCGCCGTGGCCGCCGTGAGCGCGCCCCGCTAG
- a CDS encoding mannosyltransferase family protein, with protein sequence MAEPTLSAPEPASAEPAPAEAGAWLQWRPSLITGVSTWAAAFAACVLLSAVSWLPYQDLPAKAGDPSTSVSSFFDLWHRWDTTWYLLIADVGYHADDRAAAFFPLYPMLVRGIAPLVPDNTIVAALLVSSLATIAALTVIHRLTVGALGEDDARRTVFYLMAFPTAFYLLAAYNESLFIALAAGSLYCMRRGQWWWAGLLAGFASATRLAGVLLGLAFAYEYLRQAGFSWRRIRWNVLAAVLVPGGLFAYMAYCAAELGNPTAFLKAQEAWSRAEFEWPWTTAGKIFEMLGSTNSYLHPDDIRNIANLTAAVVTLTLLVLALVGPWKLGHEYAYLVIFATMVVLLPLTHPLATYYPLSSLWRYVLECIPAFMVLGRMGRNPHLHRVYVFCALMLQGAMIISFVQNQFVA encoded by the coding sequence GTGGCCGAACCCACCCTGAGCGCTCCCGAGCCCGCCTCCGCCGAGCCCGCCCCCGCCGAGGCCGGAGCCTGGCTGCAGTGGCGCCCCTCCCTCATCACCGGCGTCTCGACCTGGGCCGCGGCCTTCGCCGCCTGCGTCCTGCTCTCGGCGGTCTCCTGGCTGCCCTATCAGGACCTCCCGGCCAAGGCCGGCGACCCGTCCACGTCGGTCAGCTCCTTCTTCGACCTGTGGCACCGCTGGGACACGACGTGGTACCTGCTCATCGCCGACGTCGGCTACCACGCCGACGACCGCGCGGCCGCGTTCTTCCCGCTCTACCCCATGCTGGTACGCGGCATCGCCCCCCTCGTGCCCGACAACACGATCGTGGCGGCGCTGCTCGTCTCGTCGCTGGCGACGATCGCCGCGCTCACCGTGATCCACCGGCTGACCGTCGGCGCCCTCGGCGAGGACGACGCCCGGCGGACCGTGTTCTACCTGATGGCCTTCCCGACCGCCTTCTACCTGCTGGCCGCCTACAACGAGTCGCTGTTCATCGCGCTGGCGGCCGGGTCGCTCTACTGCATGCGGCGCGGGCAGTGGTGGTGGGCGGGGCTGCTCGCCGGCTTCGCGAGCGCCACCCGGCTCGCCGGGGTGCTGCTCGGGCTCGCCTTCGCCTACGAGTACCTCCGCCAGGCCGGGTTCTCCTGGCGCCGGATCCGGTGGAACGTGCTGGCGGCGGTGCTCGTACCCGGCGGGTTGTTTGCTTATATGGCCTATTGCGCGGCGGAGCTGGGGAATCCGACGGCCTTCCTCAAGGCGCAGGAGGCCTGGTCGCGGGCCGAGTTCGAGTGGCCGTGGACGACCGCGGGGAAGATCTTCGAGATGCTCGGCTCGACCAACTCGTACCTGCACCCCGACGACATCCGCAACATCGCCAACCTGACCGCCGCGGTGGTGACGCTCACGCTGCTGGTGCTCGCGCTGGTCGGCCCCTGGAAGCTCGGCCATGAGTACGCCTACCTGGTGATCTTCGCGACGATGGTGGTGCTGCTGCCGCTGACCCATCCACTGGCGACCTATTACCCGCTCAGCTCACTGTGGCGCTACGTGCTGGAGTGCATTCCGGCCTTCATGGTGCTCGGGCGGATGGGCCGCAATCCACACCTCCACCGGGTCTATGTCTTCTGTGCGCTGATGCTCCAGGGAGCGATGATCATCAGTTTCGTGCAGAACCAGTTCGTGGCGTGA
- a CDS encoding SAM-dependent methyltransferase, producing MQTWDDGAPDGLATDRPNVARMYDYYLGGSHNYPADREMAQRVIATYPALPEVARLNRAFLGRVVRFLSDAGIRQFVDLGSGLPTVGNVHQIVQSIDPGARVVYVDHDEMAVLYSRVMLVGNPGAAVVQGDITEIRQVFRHRDLRCLIDFKEPVAVLLFGLLHFVSDGIGPMAIIDEILQTVASGSYLALSHASRDGLADEADRIAGLYARSGSPMAFRSHAEIAAFFADFPLVEPGLVPMEIWRPDEAESAIAPPVYSGYGGVGQKP from the coding sequence GTGCAGACCTGGGACGACGGGGCCCCCGACGGGCTGGCGACAGACCGGCCGAACGTCGCCCGGATGTACGACTACTACCTCGGCGGCAGCCACAACTACCCGGCCGACCGGGAGATGGCGCAGCGGGTCATCGCCACCTATCCGGCCCTGCCGGAGGTCGCCCGCCTCAACCGCGCCTTCCTCGGCCGTGTGGTGCGCTTCCTCAGCGACGCCGGGATCCGGCAGTTCGTCGACCTCGGTTCGGGCCTGCCGACCGTCGGCAACGTGCACCAGATCGTCCAGTCGATCGACCCGGGCGCGCGGGTGGTCTATGTGGACCACGACGAGATGGCCGTGCTCTACAGCCGGGTGATGCTCGTCGGCAACCCCGGTGCCGCCGTCGTGCAGGGCGACATCACAGAGATCCGGCAGGTGTTCCGGCACCGGGACCTGCGCTGCCTGATCGACTTCAAGGAGCCGGTCGCCGTCCTGCTCTTCGGCCTCCTGCACTTCGTGTCCGACGGCATCGGCCCGATGGCGATCATCGACGAGATCCTGCAGACGGTGGCCTCCGGCAGCTACCTCGCGCTCTCCCACGCCAGCCGGGACGGGCTCGCCGACGAGGCCGACCGGATCGCCGGGCTCTACGCCCGCAGCGGCAGCCCGATGGCGTTCCGCTCGCACGCCGAGATCGCGGCGTTCTTCGCCGACTTCCCCCTGGTCGAGCCCGGTCTCGTGCCGATGGAGATCTGGCGCCCCGACGAGGCCGAGTCCGCCATCGCACCGCCGGTCTACTCCGGTTACGGCGGGGTCGGCCAGAAGCCCTGA
- a CDS encoding hemerythrin domain-containing protein, which yields MMPHDGEQLAGLDALNPPEEFGGRSIVEVLDEEHRELDKLMVELMAGETEPERRAKVATIFTAALSRHLSAEEQDLYPTARSVLPNGKSLADTEIAEDTATLRELMALESTDVAAPEFDSLLARLDARLQRHTHVVGAQMLPELEQHVTREKLVRLGNRVAMDNEAAPTRPHPSTPSRPPWNWMVDPAMGAIDKVRDAMAGRKVYPEDL from the coding sequence ATGATGCCCCACGACGGAGAACAGCTCGCTGGTCTCGATGCACTGAACCCGCCGGAGGAGTTCGGTGGTCGTTCCATCGTCGAGGTGCTCGACGAGGAGCACCGCGAGCTCGACAAGCTGATGGTGGAGCTGATGGCCGGGGAGACCGAGCCGGAGCGCCGGGCCAAGGTCGCGACGATCTTCACCGCCGCGCTGAGCCGCCACCTCTCCGCCGAGGAGCAGGACCTCTACCCCACCGCTCGTTCGGTGCTCCCCAACGGCAAGTCGCTCGCCGACACGGAGATCGCCGAGGACACGGCGACCCTGCGGGAGCTGATGGCCCTGGAGTCGACCGACGTCGCGGCACCGGAGTTCGACAGTCTGCTCGCCCGGCTCGACGCCCGGCTGCAGCGGCACACCCACGTGGTCGGCGCTCAGATGCTGCCGGAGCTGGAGCAGCACGTGACCCGGGAGAAGCTGGTCCGGCTGGGCAACCGGGTGGCGATGGACAACGAGGCCGCCCCGACCCGCCCGCACCCGTCGACGCCGTCCCGGCCGCCGTGGAACTGGATGGTCGACCCAGCGATGGGCGCGATCGACAAGGTCCGCGACGCGATGGCCGGCCGCAAGGTTTACCCCGAAGACCTGTAG
- a CDS encoding SRPBCC family protein, giving the protein MTYATNTTFEAPPEIVFDALTDPIGMARWLPDDVSRNPVGTGRMQVAQAAGEPAAIGPAEVGMTYLPAPERAWVAAVVIAPLPAGGTSLEVTVEPAGEKASSLVEAALTGLHREIGERFTTG; this is encoded by the coding sequence ATGACATATGCGACGAACACCACCTTCGAGGCGCCCCCGGAGATCGTCTTCGACGCGCTCACCGACCCGATCGGCATGGCCCGGTGGCTGCCCGACGACGTCTCCCGCAACCCGGTCGGCACCGGGCGGATGCAGGTGGCTCAGGCCGCCGGGGAACCCGCGGCGATCGGTCCGGCGGAGGTGGGCATGACCTATCTGCCGGCACCGGAGCGGGCCTGGGTCGCGGCGGTCGTGATCGCGCCGCTGCCCGCGGGCGGCACCAGTCTGGAGGTCACGGTCGAGCCCGCCGGGGAGAAGGCCTCGTCACTCGTGGAGGCGGCCCTGACCGGTCTGCACCGCGAGATCGGCGAACGATTCACCACCGGATGA
- a CDS encoding SigB/SigF/SigG family RNA polymerase sigma factor translates to MSTQTGHAVGTEAVTVEPAVSSGATAGHPLQTAFARDEHVEISLLTLLSTLPAGHPERLDIRNRLIMLYAPLAKHFARRMCHSEESLEDIQQVAMIGLIKAVDGFDLQRGVAFTAYASPTIIGEIKRYFRDKGWSLRVPRRLKELKSEIAKALEVLSQRDGVRPGVPELAEYLGASQEDVAIGLELGTAQRAISLQTVIGSAAGQPIELGELLGGDDPALDSVESRMLLRDALAKLGDRERKMIALRFLDNRTQTEIAETLGISQMHVSRLLTKALAKLRTELEHSA, encoded by the coding sequence GTGAGTACACAGACTGGGCATGCGGTGGGGACAGAGGCCGTGACGGTGGAGCCTGCGGTGTCGAGCGGCGCGACCGCCGGACACCCGCTCCAGACCGCCTTCGCCCGCGACGAACACGTCGAGATCTCGCTCCTGACGCTCCTGTCGACCCTCCCGGCGGGCCACCCGGAGCGCCTCGACATCCGCAACCGGCTGATCATGCTCTACGCGCCGCTCGCGAAGCACTTCGCCCGGCGGATGTGCCACAGCGAGGAGTCGCTGGAGGACATCCAGCAGGTCGCGATGATCGGGCTGATCAAGGCGGTCGACGGCTTCGACCTGCAGCGCGGGGTCGCCTTCACGGCGTACGCGTCGCCGACGATCATCGGTGAGATCAAGCGCTACTTCCGCGACAAGGGCTGGAGCCTGCGGGTCCCGCGCCGGCTCAAGGAGCTCAAGTCCGAGATCGCCAAGGCGCTGGAGGTGCTGTCGCAGCGCGACGGCGTCCGCCCCGGCGTGCCGGAGCTCGCCGAATACCTCGGCGCCTCCCAGGAGGACGTCGCGATCGGCCTGGAGCTCGGCACCGCGCAGCGGGCCATCTCCCTGCAGACCGTGATCGGCTCCGCCGCCGGCCAGCCGATCGAGCTCGGCGAGCTGCTCGGCGGCGACGACCCGGCGCTGGACTCGGTGGAGAGCCGGATGCTGCTGCGCGACGCGCTCGCCAAGCTGGGCGACCGCGAGCGGAAGATGATCGCGCTGCGGTTCCTCGACAACCGCACCCAGACGGAGATCGCCGAGACGTTGGGCATCTCACAGATGCACGTGTCGCGCCTGCTCACCAAGGCGCTGGCCAAGCTGCGGACCGAGTTGGAGCACAGCGCATAA
- a CDS encoding CsbD family protein, translated as MGIQDKIANTAQDVKGKAKEALGDATDNDRLEAEGKLDQAGASAKQAGEKVKDAAKDVMGR; from the coding sequence ATGGGTATCCAGGACAAGATCGCCAACACCGCGCAGGATGTTAAGGGTAAGGCCAAGGAGGCTCTCGGCGACGCGACGGACAACGACCGTCTCGAGGCCGAGGGCAAGCTCGATCAGGCCGGTGCCTCGGCGAAGCAGGCTGGCGAGAAGGTCAAGGACGCGGCGAAAGACGTCATGGGCCGCTAG
- a CDS encoding PfkB family carbohydrate kinase: MTDEVLVFEPAPMLTITIERHGEVPEIHLHAGGQGVWQARMISTLGCPVVLCAPLGGESGRVLESLLASEDVRLRTVATEGTSVSYVHDRRDGERNELARSGASALTRHEMDEFYGLALAEGLSAPVSLLSGTPDPVILPPDIYRRLAGDLTRNGGRVVVDLSGDYLREALAGGLTLVKVSHEELIASGRATGDSEEELVAALYQLHDEGAEAVVVSRAELPALAYLDGAAYRVLAPELEPADHRGAGDSMTAGAVAVLARGGDLATAVRTGAAAGAVNVTRHGLGTGEAEVIAQVLERVTLERITALARGVTSEARSPAGRAEDAALARGVTSEARSPAGRAEDAALARGVTSEARSPAGRAEDAALARGVTSEARSPAGRAEDAALARGVTSEARSPAGRAEDAALARGVTSEARSPAGRAEDSVGTPREVSPQQLADDLKVQP, encoded by the coding sequence ATGACAGACGAAGTCCTGGTCTTCGAGCCGGCACCGATGCTCACCATCACGATCGAACGGCACGGAGAGGTTCCCGAGATCCACCTGCACGCGGGCGGTCAGGGTGTCTGGCAGGCCCGCATGATCTCCACACTCGGCTGCCCGGTCGTGCTCTGCGCGCCGCTGGGCGGTGAGAGCGGGCGCGTGCTGGAGTCGCTGCTCGCATCGGAGGACGTCCGGCTGCGGACGGTCGCGACCGAGGGCACCTCCGTCTCCTACGTGCACGACCGCCGCGACGGCGAGCGCAACGAACTCGCCCGCAGCGGCGCCAGCGCGCTGACCCGCCACGAGATGGACGAGTTCTACGGTCTCGCGCTCGCCGAGGGGCTGAGCGCGCCGGTGAGCCTGCTCAGCGGCACCCCCGACCCGGTCATCCTGCCGCCGGATATCTACCGGCGGCTCGCCGGGGATCTGACCCGCAACGGCGGCCGGGTCGTCGTCGACCTCAGCGGCGATTACCTGCGCGAGGCCCTCGCAGGCGGCCTCACCCTCGTCAAGGTCAGCCACGAGGAGCTGATCGCGTCCGGCCGGGCGACCGGCGACAGCGAGGAGGAGCTGGTCGCAGCCCTCTACCAGCTGCACGACGAGGGCGCCGAGGCGGTCGTGGTGAGCCGGGCGGAGCTGCCGGCTCTCGCCTACCTCGACGGCGCCGCATACCGGGTGCTCGCACCGGAGCTGGAACCGGCCGACCATCGCGGTGCCGGCGACTCGATGACGGCGGGCGCGGTGGCGGTGCTGGCCCGCGGCGGCGACCTCGCCACCGCGGTGCGTACCGGAGCCGCCGCCGGTGCGGTCAACGTGACCAGGCACGGGCTCGGCACCGGCGAGGCCGAGGTGATCGCCCAGGTGCTGGAGCGGGTCACCCTGGAACGGATCACCGCGCTGGCACGAGGAGTGACGAGCGAAGCGAGGAGCCCCGCAGGGCGCGCCGAAGATGCCGCGCTGGCACGAGGAGTGACGAGCGAAGCGAGGAGCCCCGCAGGGCGCGCCGAAGATGCCGCGCTGGCACGAGGAGTGACGAGCGAAGCGAGGAGCCCCGCAGGGCGCGCCGAAGATGCCGCGCTGGCACGAGGAGTGACGAGCGAAGCGAGGAGCCCCGCAGGGCGCGCCGAAGATGCCGCGCTGGCACGAGGAGTGACGAGCGAAGCGAGGAGCCCCGCAGGGCGCGCCGAAGATGCCGCGCTGGCACGAGGAGTGACGAGCGAAGCGAGGAGCCCCGCAGGGCGCGCCGAGGACAGCGTCGGCACCCCTCGTGAAGTGAGTCCGCAGCAGCTCGCCGACGATCTGAAGGTGCAGCCGTGA
- a CDS encoding DUF4383 domain-containing protein: MSHMPVNHPLRGAYRVLAALIGLAVLVFGVLSLIRAWGDPFFDRGDVTVFGLHTNLAFGLLTVIVGGAVLVASILGGNLVHLVSLGGGGVMVIGSLMQLAMVNSGANKLNFTVGAAAVGMVLGMFLVCAGLYTRTGPAELARSEERYRHHRAAA, translated from the coding sequence ATGTCGCATATGCCCGTCAACCATCCGCTCCGCGGCGCCTACCGGGTGCTCGCCGCCCTGATCGGCCTCGCGGTCCTCGTCTTCGGGGTGCTGAGCCTGATCCGGGCCTGGGGCGATCCGTTCTTCGACCGGGGTGACGTCACCGTCTTCGGCCTGCACACCAACCTGGCCTTCGGCCTCCTGACGGTCATCGTGGGCGGCGCGGTCCTCGTCGCGTCGATCCTCGGCGGCAACCTCGTCCACCTGGTCTCGCTCGGCGGCGGCGGGGTCATGGTCATCGGGTCGCTGATGCAGCTCGCGATGGTGAACAGCGGTGCCAACAAGCTCAACTTCACCGTCGGCGCGGCCGCCGTCGGGATGGTCCTGGGCATGTTCCTCGTCTGCGCCGGCCTCTACACCAGAACCGGCCCCGCCGAGCTGGCCCGGTCCGAGGAGCGCTACCGCCACCACCGAGCCGCCGCCTGA
- a CDS encoding ATP-binding protein produces the protein MHADQRTESPWAVLVGTDPVAVVQVGGAIQRGQSARLCQQIVEVVGAQSGGAVLDLTELTHTPQAPPEALAPLPGLFRAFAGRVVAICGRPSWLRPPRLPGFRDQAEATRHVLAADEPLQLKVSFERVLEASSAGRQLVTDACEEWDLPSALTGPAQLVVTELVNNAILHAGTSLSLTVTQLTDSLHIAVHDGSTVLPAVRRPAAGPLPSAGRGLTLIEAFASAWGATGLADGKIVWAELQFSR, from the coding sequence ATGCACGCAGACCAGCGCACGGAAAGTCCCTGGGCGGTGCTGGTGGGCACCGACCCGGTCGCGGTCGTGCAGGTGGGCGGGGCGATCCAGAGGGGTCAGAGCGCGCGCCTGTGCCAGCAGATCGTGGAGGTCGTCGGTGCGCAGTCCGGTGGGGCTGTGCTCGATCTCACGGAGCTGACGCATACCCCGCAGGCACCGCCGGAGGCGCTCGCGCCGCTGCCGGGCCTGTTCCGCGCCTTCGCCGGCCGGGTGGTCGCCATCTGCGGCAGGCCGTCCTGGCTGCGCCCGCCGAGGCTGCCGGGCTTCCGCGATCAGGCCGAGGCGACCCGCCACGTGCTCGCCGCGGATGAGCCGCTGCAGTTGAAGGTGAGCTTCGAGCGGGTGCTCGAGGCGTCGTCGGCGGGCAGGCAGCTCGTCACCGACGCGTGCGAGGAGTGGGACCTGCCGTCGGCACTCACCGGGCCCGCTCAGCTCGTCGTCACCGAGCTCGTCAACAACGCGATCCTGCACGCGGGGACAAGCCTGTCGCTAACTGTGACTCAGCTCACAGATTCGCTGCACATCGCGGTGCACGACGGCAGCACCGTCCTGCCGGCGGTCCGCCGTCCAGCGGCCGGACCGCTTCCTTCCGCAGGTCGAGGGCTTACGCTGATAGAAGCGTTCGCTTCCGCGTGGGGTGCGACCGGGTTGGCCGATGGCAAGATCGTCTGGGCGGAGCTCCAATTCTCCCGATGA
- the surE gene encoding 5'/3'-nucleotidase SurE, translated as MTRVLITNDDGIDSPGLHALARMAAAQGFDVVVAAPASDTSGASASLTAVQESGRIVTTRRELPDLPDIAGYAVSASPALIALIATRGAFGPPPDLVLSGINRGGNIGHAVLHSGTVGAALTASAQGCPALAVSLASEWAADGTESHWESAATVAAGLLAEALAAPPGVVLNVNVPDLPFDKVGGVRRATLAAFGMVQTSVEAGDGFVRMTIAEAKETPVPGTDAAALADGYACVTPLRAITEA; from the coding sequence GTGACCCGGGTCCTCATCACCAACGACGACGGCATCGACTCGCCGGGCCTGCACGCCCTGGCCCGGATGGCCGCCGCGCAGGGCTTCGACGTGGTCGTCGCGGCCCCGGCGTCCGACACCAGCGGCGCCAGCGCGTCGCTCACCGCGGTCCAGGAGTCCGGGCGCATCGTCACCACCCGCCGCGAGCTCCCGGACCTGCCCGACATCGCCGGGTACGCCGTATCGGCCTCACCGGCGCTCATCGCGCTGATCGCCACCCGGGGTGCCTTCGGTCCGCCCCCGGATCTCGTCCTGTCCGGCATCAACCGGGGCGGCAACATCGGCCACGCCGTGCTGCACTCCGGCACGGTCGGCGCCGCCCTCACCGCGAGCGCGCAGGGCTGCCCGGCGCTCGCCGTCTCGCTCGCGTCGGAGTGGGCTGCCGACGGCACCGAGTCGCACTGGGAGAGCGCCGCCACCGTCGCCGCCGGGCTGCTCGCCGAGGCCCTCGCCGCCCCGCCGGGGGTGGTCCTCAACGTCAACGTGCCGGACCTGCCTTTCGACAAGGTCGGCGGGGTGCGCCGGGCCACCCTGGCGGCCTTCGGGATGGTGCAGACGAGCGTGGAGGCGGGTGACGGCTTCGTGCGGATGACGATCGCCGAAGCGAAGGAGACCCCTGTTCCGGGGACCGACGCGGCGGCGCTCGCCGACGGCTACGCCTGCGTCACACCGTTGCGCGCGATCACGGAGGCGTGA
- a CDS encoding SDR family NAD(P)-dependent oxidoreductase yields the protein MGRTVLVTGGTGGLGSAVTAGLLADDWRVVVPYRSAAELKRLPEDDKLTTIEADLFDPHAVQACVAAASGHGASPLRAVVNLVGGFAMGGRLHETPIEEFERLLRINLRPAYLVCQAALPVLIDNGGGSIVCVSAQSALRPFPGASGYITSKTALLGLAAALHAEYASQHVRVNTILPGIIDTPANRAEMPHADRTGWTAPAQIAETIRFLCSDASAAIRGAQIPV from the coding sequence GTGGGACGGACTGTTCTGGTGACCGGCGGGACCGGCGGATTGGGCTCGGCGGTGACGGCGGGACTGCTCGCCGACGACTGGCGGGTCGTCGTGCCCTACCGGTCGGCGGCGGAGCTGAAGCGGCTGCCCGAGGACGACAAACTCACCACGATCGAAGCGGACCTCTTCGATCCGCACGCGGTGCAGGCCTGCGTCGCGGCGGCGAGCGGGCACGGCGCGTCGCCGCTACGGGCGGTCGTCAACCTCGTGGGCGGCTTCGCGATGGGCGGGCGGCTGCACGAGACGCCGATCGAGGAGTTCGAGCGGCTGCTGCGGATCAACCTGCGCCCGGCGTACCTGGTCTGCCAGGCGGCGCTGCCGGTGCTGATCGACAACGGCGGCGGGTCGATCGTCTGCGTCTCGGCCCAGTCGGCGCTGCGACCCTTCCCCGGCGCGTCGGGCTACATCACCTCGAAGACCGCTCTGCTCGGGCTCGCGGCGGCGTTGCACGCCGAATACGCCTCCCAGCACGTGCGGGTCAACACGATCCTGCCGGGGATCATCGACACCCCGGCCAACCGGGCGGAGATGCCGCACGCGGACCGGACCGGCTGGACGGCTCCGGCGCAGATCGCCGAGACGATCCGGTTCCTCTGCTCGGACGCGTCGGCCGCGATCCGCGGCGCCCAGATCCCCGTCTGA
- a CDS encoding ABC transporter permease: MSTLTMAVRDSSTMFRRNLRHMKRYPSLTLMLAGMPIVFLLLFVYVLGGTMGAGLGGGSGSRSDYLNYVVPGILLMTLASAAQGTAISVAMDMTEGIVARFRTMAIARSSVLTGHVLGSMAQGMLCVAIVAGVSVLIGFRPDADLLGWAGVVGVLAMIAFAMTWLCVALGLVSKSVETASNLPMPLLLLPFFGSAFVPTESMPAGLRQFAEYQPFTSMIETLRALLAGAPVGNNAIIAAGWCAAIALGGYVWARALFKRDPSPR, encoded by the coding sequence ATGAGCACACTCACGATGGCCGTCCGCGACTCGTCGACGATGTTCCGGCGCAACCTGCGGCACATGAAGCGCTACCCGTCGCTCACCCTCATGCTCGCGGGGATGCCGATCGTCTTCCTGCTGCTCTTCGTCTACGTCCTCGGCGGCACGATGGGAGCGGGGCTCGGCGGCGGATCGGGCAGCCGGTCCGACTACCTCAACTACGTGGTGCCCGGGATCCTGCTGATGACCCTGGCGAGCGCGGCACAGGGCACCGCCATCTCGGTGGCGATGGACATGACCGAGGGCATCGTCGCCCGCTTCCGCACCATGGCGATCGCCCGCTCCTCCGTGCTCACCGGGCACGTGCTGGGCAGCATGGCGCAGGGCATGCTCTGCGTGGCGATCGTCGCCGGGGTGTCGGTGCTGATCGGGTTCCGGCCCGACGCCGACCTGCTGGGATGGGCGGGCGTGGTCGGCGTACTCGCGATGATCGCCTTCGCCATGACCTGGCTCTGCGTGGCCCTGGGCCTGGTGTCCAAGAGCGTGGAGACGGCGAGCAACCTGCCGATGCCGCTGCTGCTGCTCCCGTTCTTCGGCAGCGCCTTCGTGCCGACCGAGTCGATGCCGGCCGGGCTGCGGCAGTTCGCCGAGTACCAGCCCTTCACCTCGATGATCGAGACGCTGCGGGCGCTGCTGGCGGGGGCGCCGGTGGGGAACAACGCGATCATCGCGGCGGGGTGGTGCGCGGCGATCGCGCTCGGCGGCTACGTGTGGGCGCGGGCTCTGTTCAAGCGCGACCCCTCGCCGCGCTGA
- a CDS encoding DUF6458 family protein, with amino-acid sequence MGIGASVFLLALGAIFTFALDVKVGWLDLDAVGWILMAAGAFGLVFTLMLINRRRSTAVVTRDPATVTHVEERTDIPTELR; translated from the coding sequence ATGGGTATCGGTGCCAGTGTATTTCTGCTAGCCCTGGGCGCGATCTTCACGTTCGCCCTGGACGTCAAGGTGGGCTGGCTTGACCTGGACGCTGTCGGCTGGATCCTGATGGCCGCCGGGGCGTTCGGTCTCGTCTTCACCCTGATGCTGATCAACCGCCGTCGCAGCACGGCGGTCGTGACCCGCGACCCCGCCACGGTCACCCACGTCGAGGAGCGCACGGACATCCCCACCGAGCTCCGCTGA